The proteins below are encoded in one region of Zerene cesonia ecotype Mississippi chromosome 10, Zerene_cesonia_1.1, whole genome shotgun sequence:
- the LOC119829284 gene encoding lamin-C isoform X1, with product MSTKSKKTVTSSSNISVVSSVQSPPQSSTPVGSRPSSSAGRPNSPLSPTRHSRLQEKEHLQNLNDRLAAYIDKVRQLESENSGLRREIQTTQEVVTREVSNIKGMYEHELQDARKLLDDTSREKAKLEIDLKRLYEENDDLKKRLDKKTKDWQQADNLARHYEARFTEESNKYNTALADKKKAQDEARDLAKELEKLRKVYADTRKTLEEEMLCRIDMENTVQSLREELSFKDQVFQQELQETRTRRQVEISEIDGRLAQQYEAKLQQSLQELREQQEANIKANRDEIEALYENKQLKNLQAASNRNSNAATVAVEELRTMRTRIDSLNSTLNDLENKNAALSNRCRELERQLESERARHAEDLASLEQELARLRDEMAAQLREYATLMDIKISLDHEIATYRALIEGEEDRLNLTSQSPGRESRASMSGASVSGSGRVTPGRRATPLRAARKRTLLDESEERSLQDFSVTSSAKGDLEIAEACPDGSFVKIRNKGKKEQSLGGYQLIRKAGEQETLFKFHRTVKLEPGAVATVWSADAGADHDPPRDIVMKGQKWFVADTFTTALLNTDQEEVAVSERQRRQVSTSAQRHRELAHKFPRREGLGEIREGEENCRIM from the exons atgtcCACAAAATCTAAAAAGACTGTTACGTCGTCTTCTAACATAAGTGTTGTGTCGTCAGTGCAAAGCCCACCACAATCAAGCACTCCTGTTGGTAGCCGCCCTTCTAGTTCTGCCGGCCGGCCGAATAGCCCCTTAAGTCCAACGAGGCACAGTCGTTTACAAGAAAAGGAGCATTTACAAAACCTCAATGACCGTCTTGCAGCCTATATCGATAAAGTACGCCAACTCGAAAGCGAAAATTCGGGCCTGCGTCGTGAAATACAAACGACACAGGAGGTCGTCACACGCGAGGTTTCCAATATAAAGGGAATGTATGAGCATGAATTACAAGATGCTAGAAAACTGTTAGATGATACGTCCCGTGAGAAGGCCAAGTTGGAAATCGATCTGAAGAGATTGTATGAAGAAAATGATGATCTGAAGAAACg CTTggacaaaaaaacaaaagactgGCAACAAGCAGACAATTTGGCACGTCACTACGAAGCACGTTTCACGGAAGAAAGCAACAAATACAACACTGCCCTTGCTGATAAAAAGAAGGCTCAAGATGAAGCTAGA gacCTGGCCAAGGAGTTGGAGAAATTGCGTAAAGTTTACGCCGACACGCGTAAGACCCTTGAAGAAGAAATGCTTTGCCGCATCGACATGGAAAACACAGTGCAAAGTCTGCGGGAGGAGCTATCTTTCAAGGACCAGGTGTTCCAACAAGAGTTACAAGAGACTCGTACACGTAGACAGGTCGAGATTTCTGAAATCG ATGGTCGTCTTGCCCAGCAATACGAAGCTAAGTTGCAGCAGAGCCTGCAAGAGTTGCGCGAACAACAGGAGGCCAATATCAAGGCTAACCGGGATGAAATAGAAGCTCTCTATGAAAATAag CAGTTGAAGAACTTGCAAGCGGCTTCGAACCGCAACAGCAATGCGGCGACCGTGGCGGTGGAGGAGCTGCGCACCATGCGCACGCGCATCGACAGCCTCAACTCGACGCTCAACGATCTGGAGAACAAGAATGCCGCACTCAGC AACCGGTGCCGTGAACTGGAACGTCAACTGGAGTCAGAGCGGGCCCGTCACGCAGAGGACTTGGCGTCTCTCGAGCAGGAGCTGGCGCGCTTGCGCGACGAGATGGCGGCGCAGCTGCGGGAGTACGCCACGCTCATGGACATCAAGATATCGCTCGACCACGAGATCGCCACGTACCGCGCGCTTATCGAGGGCGAGGAGGATAG GTTGAACCTCACCTCGCAATCGCCCGGGCGCGAGTCCCGCGCGTCCATGAGCGGCGCGAGCGTGAGCGGCAGCGGGCGCGTGACGCCGGGCCGCCGCGCCACGCCGCTGCGCGCGGCGCGCAAGCGCACGCTGCTCGACGAGAGCGAGGAGCGCAGCCTGCAGGACTTCAGCGTCACCTCCAGCGCCAAGGGCGACCTGGAGATCGCCGAGGCGTGCCCCGACGGCAGCTTTGTGAAGATCCGGAATAAGGGCAAGAAG GAGCAAAGCCTCGGCGGTTACCAGCTGATACGCAAGGCGGGCGAACAAGAGACGCTGTTCAAGTTCCACCGCACGGTGAAGCTGGAGCCGGGCGCGGTGGCGACGGTGTGGTCGGCGGACGCGGGCGCGGACCACGACCCGCCCAGGGACATCGTGATGAAGGGCCAGAAGTGGTTCGTCGCGGACACCTTCACCACGGCGCTGCTCAATACGGACCAGGAG GAGGTGGCGGTGTCTGAGCGACAGCGGCGGCAGGTGAGCACGAGCGCGCAGAGACATCGCGAGCTCGCACACAAGTTCCCGCGTCGTGAAGGG CTTGGCGAAATACGTGAGGGCGAAGAGAATTGCCGTATCATGTAA
- the LOC119829726 gene encoding UPF0489 protein C5orf22 homolog: MNENKSTENLKHFKKVPIYVVEEHNDALQFIYSAIGGKKLPLEGTTLLHLDAHPDMLIDRKLKGEEARAGRKVLQLLQIENWIVPAAAAGHIKRVVWIRPPWANQFTDGSRFIHVGDHPVTGFLRVDCKENYYLSDALYSSQLVNKRKFMLTVAELSNGADCKIEQLSNQLTIDVPFVLDIDLDFFSTANPFLNIYESIGLYDMLEDIFRFDLPENDDVETLELIMQSREQQLQELEDMFLYLEEHGNLTEYKGLKSQHYHKVCNLVPVIIKEAERLGEHPDWWAVFAGGCTRDQGGLPHHISTESEIKNTIENCLKPFLERLPKPVLITLARSTDDGYCPPKQVDFIQSHVLRILKEIYDSEEPVLQYLQGETK, encoded by the exons atgaacGAAAATAAATCTACAGAGAatctaaaacatttcaaaaaagTACCTATATATGTAGTGGAAGAACATAACGATGCTTTACAGTTTATATATTCGGCAATCGGTGGAAAGAAATTACCCTTAGAAGGAACAACTTTATTGCACTTAGATGCTCATCCAGACATGCTTATTGATCGTAAATTAAAAGGAGAGGAAGCAAGGGCAGGGAGGAAAGTTTtgcaattattacaaatagaaaattgGATTGTGCCAGCGGCAGCCGCCGGACATATAAAACGCGTGGTTTGGATTAGACCACCGTGGGCGAATCAATTTACCGATGGCTCACGGTTTATCCACGTTGGAGACCACCCCGTCACAGGCTTTCTCCGAGTAgattgtaaagaaaattactATTTGTCTGATGCATTATATTCGTCACAGCTTGTGAACAAAAGAAAGTTTATGCTGACAGTCGCCGAACTAAGTAATGGTGCAGATTGTAAAATAGAGCAATTAAGTAATCAGTTGACTATCGACGTCCCATTTGTTCTCGACATCGATCTAGATTTTTTCAGTACAGCAAATCCATTccttaatatatatgaaagtatAGGACTGTATGATATGTTGGAAGATATATTCCGATTCGATTTGCCTGAAAATGATGACGTTGAAACCTTAGAATTAATTATGCAGTCACGTGAACAACAATTGCAAGAACTAGaagatatgtttttgtatttagaaGAGCATGGCAATTTAACGGAATATAAAGGACTTAAATCACAACATTATCATAAG GTATGTAATTTAGTTCCTGTCATAATAAAAGAAGCCGAGAGATTAGGTGAACATCCCGACTGGTGGGCTGTGTTCGCGGGAGGCTGTACTAGAGATCAAGGAGGGCTCCCTCATCACATTAGCACTGAGAGTGAAATCAAAAATACCATTGAAAATTGTCTAAAACCGTTTTTGGAACGACTACCGAAACCAGTATTGATAACTTTGGCCAGGTCTACTGATGATGGATATTGTCCTCCTAAACAA gtaGACTTTATACAATCACATGTTTTGCGTATACTCAAAGAAATCTACGATAGTGAAGAACCGGTCTTACAATATCTACAAGgggaaacaaaataa
- the LOC119829284 gene encoding lamin-C isoform X2, whose product MSTKSKKTVTSSSNISVVSSVQSPPQSSTPVGSRPSSSAGRPNSPLSPTRHSRLQEKEHLQNLNDRLAAYIDKVRQLESENSGLRREIQTTQEVVTREVSNIKGMYEHELQDARKLLDDTSREKAKLEIDLKRLYEENDDLKKRLDKKTKDWQQADNLARHYEARFTEESNKYNTALADKKKAQDEARDLAKELEKLRKVYADTRKTLEEEMLCRIDMENTVQSLREELSFKDQVFQQELQETRTRRQVEISEIDGRLAQQYEAKLQQSLQELREQQEANIKANRDEIEALYENKLKNLQAASNRNSNAATVAVEELRTMRTRIDSLNSTLNDLENKNAALSNRCRELERQLESERARHAEDLASLEQELARLRDEMAAQLREYATLMDIKISLDHEIATYRALIEGEEDRLNLTSQSPGRESRASMSGASVSGSGRVTPGRRATPLRAARKRTLLDESEERSLQDFSVTSSAKGDLEIAEACPDGSFVKIRNKGKKEQSLGGYQLIRKAGEQETLFKFHRTVKLEPGAVATVWSADAGADHDPPRDIVMKGQKWFVADTFTTALLNTDQEEVAVSERQRRQVSTSAQRHRELAHKFPRREGLGEIREGEENCRIM is encoded by the exons atgtcCACAAAATCTAAAAAGACTGTTACGTCGTCTTCTAACATAAGTGTTGTGTCGTCAGTGCAAAGCCCACCACAATCAAGCACTCCTGTTGGTAGCCGCCCTTCTAGTTCTGCCGGCCGGCCGAATAGCCCCTTAAGTCCAACGAGGCACAGTCGTTTACAAGAAAAGGAGCATTTACAAAACCTCAATGACCGTCTTGCAGCCTATATCGATAAAGTACGCCAACTCGAAAGCGAAAATTCGGGCCTGCGTCGTGAAATACAAACGACACAGGAGGTCGTCACACGCGAGGTTTCCAATATAAAGGGAATGTATGAGCATGAATTACAAGATGCTAGAAAACTGTTAGATGATACGTCCCGTGAGAAGGCCAAGTTGGAAATCGATCTGAAGAGATTGTATGAAGAAAATGATGATCTGAAGAAACg CTTggacaaaaaaacaaaagactgGCAACAAGCAGACAATTTGGCACGTCACTACGAAGCACGTTTCACGGAAGAAAGCAACAAATACAACACTGCCCTTGCTGATAAAAAGAAGGCTCAAGATGAAGCTAGA gacCTGGCCAAGGAGTTGGAGAAATTGCGTAAAGTTTACGCCGACACGCGTAAGACCCTTGAAGAAGAAATGCTTTGCCGCATCGACATGGAAAACACAGTGCAAAGTCTGCGGGAGGAGCTATCTTTCAAGGACCAGGTGTTCCAACAAGAGTTACAAGAGACTCGTACACGTAGACAGGTCGAGATTTCTGAAATCG ATGGTCGTCTTGCCCAGCAATACGAAGCTAAGTTGCAGCAGAGCCTGCAAGAGTTGCGCGAACAACAGGAGGCCAATATCAAGGCTAACCGGGATGAAATAGAAGCTCTCTATGAAAATAag TTGAAGAACTTGCAAGCGGCTTCGAACCGCAACAGCAATGCGGCGACCGTGGCGGTGGAGGAGCTGCGCACCATGCGCACGCGCATCGACAGCCTCAACTCGACGCTCAACGATCTGGAGAACAAGAATGCCGCACTCAGC AACCGGTGCCGTGAACTGGAACGTCAACTGGAGTCAGAGCGGGCCCGTCACGCAGAGGACTTGGCGTCTCTCGAGCAGGAGCTGGCGCGCTTGCGCGACGAGATGGCGGCGCAGCTGCGGGAGTACGCCACGCTCATGGACATCAAGATATCGCTCGACCACGAGATCGCCACGTACCGCGCGCTTATCGAGGGCGAGGAGGATAG GTTGAACCTCACCTCGCAATCGCCCGGGCGCGAGTCCCGCGCGTCCATGAGCGGCGCGAGCGTGAGCGGCAGCGGGCGCGTGACGCCGGGCCGCCGCGCCACGCCGCTGCGCGCGGCGCGCAAGCGCACGCTGCTCGACGAGAGCGAGGAGCGCAGCCTGCAGGACTTCAGCGTCACCTCCAGCGCCAAGGGCGACCTGGAGATCGCCGAGGCGTGCCCCGACGGCAGCTTTGTGAAGATCCGGAATAAGGGCAAGAAG GAGCAAAGCCTCGGCGGTTACCAGCTGATACGCAAGGCGGGCGAACAAGAGACGCTGTTCAAGTTCCACCGCACGGTGAAGCTGGAGCCGGGCGCGGTGGCGACGGTGTGGTCGGCGGACGCGGGCGCGGACCACGACCCGCCCAGGGACATCGTGATGAAGGGCCAGAAGTGGTTCGTCGCGGACACCTTCACCACGGCGCTGCTCAATACGGACCAGGAG GAGGTGGCGGTGTCTGAGCGACAGCGGCGGCAGGTGAGCACGAGCGCGCAGAGACATCGCGAGCTCGCACACAAGTTCCCGCGTCGTGAAGGG CTTGGCGAAATACGTGAGGGCGAAGAGAATTGCCGTATCATGTAA